The Clostridia bacterium DNA segment AGCTTCTTGTTTTCATAGGCCAGTAAACTCCAAATTCATCGGTCTCTTTTGAGATATTTCAATGGTATCCCAATCGAACGTTCATACCTTAGTTCTGTCTAGATATTGTTTTCCATCCCAAGAACTTTTTTGCTATTGTCTTCGAATACTATTCCTAGTAGCAATAAGATAGAAGGATTGCATGTTTAGACAGGCAATCCTTCAGTATTCAAGGCGATTTTCTTATTATTACACATAGCTGTACCAGCTATTCACAACTGCCTCAACCCGAAGCAGGTTTTTCTTCTTGCATCTTATTCTCTTCATTCTGTGTAATTCTCTCACGAGCTTCAGTTTGGGCGATTACCCTATTTAAAACAACAACCACTTCGGCTCTTGTAATCTCTCTATTAGGATAGAATCTGTTATTAGATCCACTAATCAAGCCCATTTCTCTAAGCGCTAACACATATCCCAATTCAGAAGTAGGTATCTCATCCTGGTCTAAGTAATAGGTCTTATCCTCATCAAAGTCCATCTTATCAATTTTCAGACTTTTGGCTAGCAGAAGAGCAAATTGTAGCCTGCTACTATTTGCTTTACCATAGTTTTGGCTCATTTGAGCAATCTGCATGGTTGTTTTTTCCTGCATGAGCTCTCTAGCCCAAATTGGAACAAGGTCCCAATCGATTTCATCTAGATCTTGGTCATCATATGAAATACCATCCAGGCTCCGGAGTAGCTGTTTTACCATAAGCACACTTTGTGTGCCTGTCGTGGGGCTATTGGGCGAAAAAGAACCATCTGGAAATCCACCTGCAAGGCCCCAATAAAATGATGAACGAATCTGTTCCTGAGCCCAATGTCCCTCTATATCATTAAAACAAGGTTGATCATTGTCATGTAGTCTAATACGTTCCTGCAACTGTTCTCGTGCTTCATCACGTATCTGAATCCTATCTTGTAGCATAGTACGCATCTGTTCTTTAAGCTCTTGGTTAATTGGTTCTACCACCAAATTTTCAGCATACGCCATCGTGGAAACACTAAAAACCAGTAGCGTGGCAAGTAGAATAATGAGTAATTTTTGTTTCATTTTCTTTTCCCCCTACTCTTACTATCATAGCTTTAACCTATTATGCCAAGCCTTCCACTGCTGCAACAAAACTAAGAATATCTTCTCCATCCTGCTTCATCTGTTCTTCTTTATTATTATATCATGCCATGGTATGAGTTGCCTCATCTTCACACCCCGAATTATCACTTGCCTTTTATTTCCTGTAGCCTATCAAAAAAAGCCCGCCAAGGCGGGCTTTTGAATCCATCTTAATCTACTTTTCTAGAGCCTGGTTTTACAATGGGAACGCCATCTTTACACAAAGGACATTCTTCTGCATCAAAGCTGACCACGTCTAAAGTTAGAGCACTTACCTGTTTATCCACGCCCAAATCCAATGTTCCGCCGGAACGGTCTACTAGCACAGCAGTGCCTACTACCACGCCACCAGCTTCTCGCACTAAGTTAATCACTTCGATTACTGAGCCACCCGTCGTCGTCACATCTTCAGTGACCAAGACTCTTGCACCCTTAGGTATAAAAAAGTTCCTTCTTAGGGTCATTTTGTTGTCCACACGTTCTGTAAAAAGACTAGGTGTACCCAGTTGGCGTGCCATCTCATAAGAAAGAGTCACCCCACCCATTGCCGGGCCTACCACCAAATCTACTTCATCATCTACAAAAGACTCTGCCATATGTTCGCAGAGTGCTTCCGTGTATTCTGGGAACTTGAGTACTTGAGCACATTGTACATATTGTCCACTATGTCTACCTGAAGTTAATCTGAAATGCCCATTCAGTAAAGCTTCGGATTCCTCAAAGATTTCAATTATTTGTTCATTCGTTAACATATGCTTCCTCCATTTCCTTTACAATGCTTCTAGCCGCAGCTACTGGGTCATCTGCTTTTGTAATAGGTCTTCCCACTACTAAATAATGAGAACCAGCTGCTATGGCTTTCTTAGGTGTCATAATCCGTTTTTGGTCTGCTACATCTGAATTTGCCGGTCTTACACCTGGCGTCACACTGATAAAGTCTTTACCACAAACCTCACGAATCAAAGTTGCCTCCAAGGGTGAACAAACAACGCCATCGAGACCTGCCTTTTTAGATAAGGCACCCAGCCTTTTAACCATGTTTGTTGGGTCTTCTGCATACCCTATGGCTTGCATATCCTCATCTGATAGACTCGTCAGGATGGTCACTGCAATAACCATTGGAGAGGGGATATTTAGACGTTTTGCTTCTTCACGAGCTGCTTGAGCAGCTTTTCGCATCATCTCTTCACCACCAGACGCATGAACATTGAATATATCCACACCTAAACTCGTAAGTACTCTGGTAGCTTGAGCAACCGTGTTGGGAATATCGTGTAACTTGAGATCCAAGAATACTTTTCCGCCCAACTCTTTGACTCGGCTCACTACTTCTTTCCCTAGGCTGTTGTAGACTTGCATGCCAATCTTGAACATACCCACTTCGTCCTTCAAAAGATTAACATAATATTCTACTTCTTGCATTGTATCCACATCCAGTGCCACAATGAGTTTTTCCTTAGCCATCATTCCTCCTATCTATGTGCCTTGCCTACCAAGGACTTGATATCTTTTATGTTCTTTTGTTTCATATACCTTTCAATACCATCGATGACTTCTAGGCCTACTGCTGGATTCACCAGATTGGCTGTACCCAATTGGATGGCGGTAGCACCTGCCAGCATATATTCAATAGCATCTTTAGCATTCATGATCCCACCCAATCCAACAATGGGAATACTAACTTTTTGGTAGACCTGATAAACCATCCTTAGACCTACCGGTTTTACAGCAGGACCAGACAGCCCTCCAAATGTATTGGATAGCGACGCTTTCATAGTCTCACTATCTATAGCCATACCCAACAAGGTGTTAATCAGACTGATTCCATCTGCACCACCGTCCTCAACCGCCTGAGCGATTGCGGTAATATCGGTAACGTTTGGTGAAAGTTTGACCAGAACCTTTTTGCTAGTATGCTTTTTGACCTCCTCGGTAACAGCACGTGCATCTTCTGGTATCGTACCGAAAGCCAAGCCACCAGACTTAACATTAGGACATGAAATATTCACTTCAAGCCCTGAAATACCCTCCACATCTAGTTTTTCAGCCAATATTCCATACTCTTCTACCGTGTTGCCAGAAATATTTGCAAAAAAATGGGTATCTAGTTTCCCTACCTCCGGTAGAATATTTGCTAAGAAATAGTCCACTCCTTGGTTTTGAAGACCAATACAATTTAGAAGTCCTCCAGATGTTTGCATCAATCTTCCAGGAGGATTTCCTTTTTTATTATTCAAAGTTGTACCCTTCCCTACTATAGCACCCAAGGAGGATACATCCATATAGGGCAAAAGCTCAACACCAGAGCCACAAGTTCCCGAAGCAGTCATAACAGGATTCTTTAAGTGAAGTCCCATCAAATCAATCGATAAGTCTACTTGTTGATCAGTCATCGAAAACCACCTCTCTGCTTGAAAAAACAGGCCCCTCCACACAGACTCGTTCATAGGTCTCTTCTTGGTTTTGGTTAAGAATTCTTGTAACGCAACCCAAACATACCCCAATACCGCACGCCATATATTCCTCCATGGAAAGACTACAAGGAATATGTCTTGTGTTACAAATCTTGGCTAGGGCCTTCAACATGGGTTTTGGTCCGCAGGCGTAGACATGGTCGTATTCTGAAATAGACACTAGGCCTTCAAGTGGCGTACAAGCATGTCCCTTAATACCACATGTACCGTCCATGGTAGTCACCCATAGTTTCTTGCTCCATTTTGCAAGTTGCTCTTGCGAAAAGACATCTTTTTGAGAATTAAAGCCCAAAATAGTATGGATTTCTACCTGTTCTTCATATAGTGCTTCTGCCAAAGCGTGTAACGGCGCAACACCAATACCCCCTCCAACTAGTAGGACTTTTTTCATTTCTGCTGTCCAGCTAAATCCATGACCCAACGGTCCAATAATCTTTAGCTTGTCTTCTTCTTGCTTTCGAGAAAGCTGCAGGGTGCCAGGCCCTACTACAGCATACATAATTTGTAAACCACCCGGGATAATTCGAGCAATACTTATCGGTCGATTCAGAAGCGGTGAAGCTTCATTACTAGATCCAATCTGTATAAACTGTCCAGGATACGCTTCGTTAGCAATATCCGGACATTCTATTTCCATCCGGTATACCTGGTGGTTTAAGGAAACATTACTAATTACTTTTCCTTGTATCGCATAAGGCATAAGTATCTCCTCTAAAATGTGACGTTATCGTCTCTCATAGCCAAGTCTCCTCCAGCTATGGTCATCAGCACTTTCCCATAAAGCTCTGTGCCTAAAAATGGTGAGTTAATCGATTTAGAATAGAAGTCTTCACGTCGGACTTCCCACTTTCTTTCGGGGTCAATAAGTACTAGATTGGCAAGTCCTTCCATTGGATTGCCACATTGCTCCGGTAAACTAAAACGAGTATATGGTGCTATGGTCAACATCTCAATGGCCTTCACCAAATCGATAACCCCTTTTCTGACCAATTCCGTATTGATAACCCCAAAACATGTCTCAAGACCAATCATACCTTTGGGTGCATTTTCTAGCCCCTTTGCCTTCTCCTCTTGGCTATGTGGTGCATGGTCCGTAGTAAACATATCTATGGTACCATCCTTTATTGCTTCCACAACAGCCAAACGGTCCATTTCACCCCGGAGAGGAGGACTTACTTTGTAGTTGGCATCATTCGTCAGGAGACTCTCGTCGGTTAAAGAAAAGTGGTGCGGAGTCGCTTCAGCAGTCACATCAACCCCCTCTGCCTTAGCATGCCTAATCAAGTCTACGGAGGTTTTGGTACTTACATGGGCAATATGAATAGGAAGATCATACTCCTTGGCAAGTAAAATATCTCTTGCTGTCATAATGTCTTCCGCTGCCCTAGGAATACCCGGTAAACCTAGTTGTTCAGAGATGGGGCCTTTGTTCAATACACCATTTTTGGTGAGCGAAAGATCCTCGCAGTGGTCGATAACTACAGCACCCAATCCTTTTGAAATTTGCATGGCATTTTTCATGGTTTCTGAATCCATGACAGCCATACCATCATCGGAGAAAGCCACAACACCAGCCTTCTTCAATTCAGCCAAATCGGTCAACTTTTCCCCTTTCAGTCCTTGTGTTATCGCCCCTATGGGTAAGACTTCTACCGGGCCTGCCTCGCTTTTATCCAATATGTAGCGAATCGTCTTTGCGGAGTCTGCTGCCGGCTTAGAATTGGGCATAGGCGCAATCGCTGTGAAACCGCCATGGGCAGCAGCCTGCATCCCGGTAAGAATTGTTTCCTTATGCTCATACCCTGGTTCTCGCAAATGTACATGCATATCAATAAATCCTGGGCATAATACCAACCCATCTCCATCGATGGTCTCCACTCTTTCCGGATTGAGGTTATTTCCGACGATAGCAATCTCGCCTTCACGAATATAGATATCCTTAATCTCATCCGTTTGCTCATAAGGATTTACCCAGCGGACCTGTTTAATCAATAGATTAACCATTTTTCTTCCTTTCTGTAATAATGACGTGGCTTCCAGACATATCC contains these protein-coding regions:
- a CDS encoding orotate phosphoribosyltransferase — encoded protein: MLTNEQIIEIFEESEALLNGHFRLTSGRHSGQYVQCAQVLKFPEYTEALCEHMAESFVDDEVDLVVGPAMGGVTLSYEMARQLGTPSLFTERVDNKMTLRRNFFIPKGARVLVTEDVTTTGGSVIEVINLVREAGGVVVGTAVLVDRSGGTLDLGVDKQVSALTLDVVSFDAEECPLCKDGVPIVKPGSRKVD
- a CDS encoding dihydroorotase, coding for MVNLLIKQVRWVNPYEQTDEIKDIYIREGEIAIVGNNLNPERVETIDGDGLVLCPGFIDMHVHLREPGYEHKETILTGMQAAAHGGFTAIAPMPNSKPAADSAKTIRYILDKSEAGPVEVLPIGAITQGLKGEKLTDLAELKKAGVVAFSDDGMAVMDSETMKNAMQISKGLGAVVIDHCEDLSLTKNGVLNKGPISEQLGLPGIPRAAEDIMTARDILLAKEYDLPIHIAHVSTKTSVDLIRHAKAEGVDVTAEATPHHFSLTDESLLTNDANYKVSPPLRGEMDRLAVVEAIKDGTIDMFTTDHAPHSQEEKAKGLENAPKGMIGLETCFGVINTELVRKGVIDLVKAIEMLTIAPYTRFSLPEQCGNPMEGLANLVLIDPERKWEVRREDFYSKSINSPFLGTELYGKVLMTIAGGDLAMRDDNVTF
- a CDS encoding S-layer homology domain-containing protein, yielding MKQKLLIILLATLLVFSVSTMAYAENLVVEPINQELKEQMRTMLQDRIQIRDEAREQLQERIRLHDNDQPCFNDIEGHWAQEQIRSSFYWGLAGGFPDGSFSPNSPTTGTQSVLMVKQLLRSLDGISYDDQDLDEIDWDLVPIWARELMQEKTTMQIAQMSQNYGKANSSRLQFALLLAKSLKIDKMDFDEDKTYYLDQDEIPTSELGYVLALREMGLISGSNNRFYPNREITRAEVVVVLNRVIAQTEARERITQNEENKMQEEKPASG
- the pyrF gene encoding orotidine-5'-phosphate decarboxylase, with product MAKEKLIVALDVDTMQEVEYYVNLLKDEVGMFKIGMQVYNSLGKEVVSRVKELGGKVFLDLKLHDIPNTVAQATRVLTSLGVDIFNVHASGGEEMMRKAAQAAREEAKRLNIPSPMVIAVTILTSLSDEDMQAIGYAEDPTNMVKRLGALSKKAGLDGVVCSPLEATLIREVCGKDFISVTPGVRPANSDVADQKRIMTPKKAIAAGSHYLVVGRPITKADDPVAAARSIVKEMEEAYVNE
- a CDS encoding dihydroorotate dehydrogenase gives rise to the protein MTDQQVDLSIDLMGLHLKNPVMTASGTCGSGVELLPYMDVSSLGAIVGKGTTLNNKKGNPPGRLMQTSGGLLNCIGLQNQGVDYFLANILPEVGKLDTHFFANISGNTVEEYGILAEKLDVEGISGLEVNISCPNVKSGGLAFGTIPEDARAVTEEVKKHTSKKVLVKLSPNVTDITAIAQAVEDGGADGISLINTLLGMAIDSETMKASLSNTFGGLSGPAVKPVGLRMVYQVYQKVSIPIVGLGGIMNAKDAIEYMLAGATAIQLGTANLVNPAVGLEVIDGIERYMKQKNIKDIKSLVGKAHR
- a CDS encoding dihydroorotate dehydrogenase electron transfer subunit — translated: MPYAIQGKVISNVSLNHQVYRMEIECPDIANEAYPGQFIQIGSSNEASPLLNRPISIARIIPGGLQIMYAVVGPGTLQLSRKQEEDKLKIIGPLGHGFSWTAEMKKVLLVGGGIGVAPLHALAEALYEEQVEIHTILGFNSQKDVFSQEQLAKWSKKLWVTTMDGTCGIKGHACTPLEGLVSISEYDHVYACGPKPMLKALAKICNTRHIPCSLSMEEYMACGIGVCLGCVTRILNQNQEETYERVCVEGPVFSSREVVFDD